From Paenibacillus graminis:
AGCCAATCGAAGATTCCCAAGCGATCGCTCAAGTAGCTGCTATCTCCGCTGCTGATGATGAAGTGGGCAAGCTGATTGCGGAAGCTATGGAAAAAGTGGGCAAAGACGGCGTTATCACCGTTGAAGAATCCCGCGGCTTCCTGACTGAGCTTGAAGTGGTTGAAGGTATGCAGTTCGACCGCGGCTACATTTCCCCGTACATGATCACCGATACGGACAAAATGGAAGCTGTACTGGAGAACCCGTACATCCTGATCACCGACAAAAAAATCAGCAGCACGCAGGAAATTCTGCCACTGCTGGAGAAGATCGTTCAGCAGGCACGTCCGCTCGTGATCATCGCTGAAGATATCGAAGGCGAAGCTCAAGCGATGCTGATCGTGAACAAACTGCGCGGAACATTCAACGCTGTAGCGGTGAAAGCTCCAGGCTTCGGCGACCGCCGTGAAGCTATGCTGCAGGATATCGCTGCTCTGACCGGCGGCCAAGTCATCACTGAGAAGCTCGGTCTTGATCTGAAGAGCACTTCCGTGGAACAACTGGGGAATGCCCGTCAAGTGCGCGTAACCAAAGAAAATACAACCATCGTAGACGGCAGCGGCGACAAAGCGGACATCAACGCACGCGTAAGCCAAATCCGTTCCCAATTGGAAGAAACCACTTCCGAATTCGACAAAGAAAAACTGCAGGAACGCCTCGCTAAGCTTGCTGGCGGCGTAGCCGTTGTCAAAGTCGGCGCTGCAACTGAAACTGAATTGAAAGAGCGTAAACTGCGCATCGAAGACGCCTTGAACGCAACCCGCGCTGCGGTTGAAGAAGGTATCGTATCCGGTGGGGGTACAGCTCTTGTGAATGTATACAACGCTGTTGCTGCTGTAGAAGTAACTGGCGATGAGCAGACAGGTGTGAACATCGTGCTGCGCGCTCTGGAAGAGCCAATCCGTACGATCGCAGCTAATGCGGGCCAGGAAGGTTCCGTTATCGTGGACCGTCTGAAAAAAGAAACCATCGGCATCGGCTACAACGCTGCTACCGGTGAATGGGTGAACATGTTTGAAGCCGGGATCGTTGACCCTGCCAAGGTAACACGCTCCGCGCTGCAGAACGCAGCTTCCGTAGCGGCTATGTTCCTGACTACCGAAGCGGTTATCGCTGACAAGCCAGAGCCTGAAAAAGCCGGCGGCATGCCGGATATGGGCGGCATGGGTGGCATGGGCGGCATGATGTAAGACAGGCTGAAAAGCCTGTAGCATCATTCGGGAAAGTCATGGAGCGCTTATCCATAGCTTGCCCTAATAGTTTATAAGAGCAGAGGCTTTTCACAAGGTTGCTAAACCTGTGGAAAGCCTCTTTTCCGATCTGGCAAAAAGCAATATGGCCCCTCCCCACAGGTGCATTGGGTTCTGGGTTTGAACCCAAATAACGCCCTTTCACATTCCTGTTGGGAAGCGAAAAGGCGTTGTTTGTTATTCTCCCTGCAAAGGGACTTGGTGCATCTGAACGGTGTCCCTTATCTTCCTGAACTCCTGCGGGAGCCCATGTCCTCTTCCGCCAGGTAGTGATCTTCAAGTTCAATAAATTCAGCAGACCGGTGCGCGGCGATCATGCCGTGATAACTGATATCGAGGCCGATTTCCTCCTCTTCCTCACTGGACCGTACTTGAACGAGCTTCCCAATCAGCTTCAGTCCACACCAGGTAGTTGCAAACCCCCAGGCTGCCAATGTGACAAGACCAAGGATTTGCACCCCGAGTTGGTGCCAGCCTCCGCCATAGAGCAGTCCGCCGTCGGTAGCGAATAAGCCTACGGCTAAGGTTCCCCAAGCGCCAGATACGGCATGTACCGGAAAGGCCCCTACTGGATCATCAATGCGGCGGGCTTCCAGCCAGTTGGTAGCCGCCATCATGAGCAGACCGGAGACGGCGCCAATCAGAATGGCTGCACCGTCACTGACAAACGCACAGCCGGCCGTAATACCAACCAGACCGGCGAGAGAACCGTTAATTACCGATGGCGCATCTGAACGCTGGTAACGGAATAAGGTGTAGATCAGTGTGATCCCGCCGCCTGCTGCCGCTGACAGCATGGTTGTAATCGCGATGTGTCCGATCCGGGCATCGGTAGCACTTAAGGTGCTGCCTGCGTTAAAGCCGAACCAGCCGAACCAGAGCAGGAAGGCGCCAACCGAAGCCAGCGGCAGGTTGCTCGGGAGGGCAACGGTGCTGTTCCCGGCCTGATTGAATTTGCCTTTTCTTGGGCCGATGACAATAGCCGCCGCCAGTGCCGAGAATCCTCCAAGGGCATGAATGACGGCTGAACCTGCGAAGTCCTGCAGGCCCAATTGGCTAAGCCAGCCGCCGCCCCAGGCCCAGTGGCCGCCCAGGGGATAGATCAGACCGGTCATTAATATAACGTACAACAGATAAGCGCGGAAGTTGATCCGTTCAGCAACTGCCCCCGATACGATGGAGATAACGGCAATGGTAAAAGCCGCCTGGAACAGCCAGAAGGTATCAATCGAGATCGTGAAATGAAGATTGGAGAGATCGCCGCCAAGCATAAATCCGCTGGTGCCTACCAAACCGCCGGCATCTTTGCCGTACATCAGCCCAAATCCAAAAATATAAAAAATCAGCGTTCCTATAGTGATATCGGCGAACACTTTCATAATAATGTTCACACTGTTTTTATATCTTACAAAACCGGCCTCCAGCAGGGCGAACCCGCCCTCCATCAGCAAAATCATAGCGGCGCTCAATACGACCCAAACCGTATCTATTCCTCCGCCAAGGGACTCCAGCGTCACATTCATTTCTATAATGCCTCCATACCCTTAATGAATTTAATCTCTCTTATAATTTCTGGTGACAGCGGGATCTGTTCTGTTGCTGGATGAGCAGTGAGCACCAGCAGGACCTGATCCAATTCTTGAATGTTTCTTTTAATGCTGTCTATTTGTTTAAAACGGTCTTTTACATGAACTATATATTCTACAGCGGTGTGATGGCTCGCCGGATGCCCTGCAAACCATTTGCGGATCGGGGAGAGCGATTGGTACATCGCCTCTTCAGCCCGCCTTTTTTGTTCGTATTTATTGATTTTATCTTTAATCCCCTCGATTTCTTCCTCTTTCCTGGCCTTGAGGCGTTCAATGAGGTCTTTTATTTCCTCGCTGGATAGACGATAAACAACATTTTGGTATACTTCATCCACAATAATCATGTCAGATCTCCTTACATGAAAAGTCATAGACTGATTATAGGGACAATGCAAATACAAGTCAATAGGTTTTTATATGCAGGCGGCGTGACGGGTGCTCTGGGGTTGTTAAGATTTTTAGCGGCTGTAAGCCAAGCCGTCCATGCCCAGAACGATAAGGGGTATATAAGATTAAGATCTGGACCTTCTGGTTGTAGTTTTTTTTAGATATAAAAGTGTATATTATGTTACAAGGAGACTTATTAGAAAGGATGATGATTTATGACCTATTCACAGATCTCCCGCAACTCGGGTAATTCATCTGATATGTTCTATCTGGAACAGCAAATGAAAGCTGTAAAAAAAGAAATGAAGCGGGCCGAAGCTGCGGGGCTGCAGGAGTTGCAGGATCAATTGAGTCACAGGCTCGCTGAACTGGAAGCCGAACTGGATAAGCTTGAGGATTAAAGAGAAGCGCATGCTCACCGGCTTCTTCGCAAGCGCTTGTTGGAAAAAGGGATCTTATTTTTCCAAAGATTCAAAAATTATGAGATTTAAATGAAAAAAGTAAACTTAATTGAGCTATATTCCTCGTCCAATGGCGAAATGAGCCGAATTAGTGTACCTTTTTCCACTTTATCTGTCGAGGACAGCACAGCCGTTTTGAAGTTATCCAATGCGGAGCACTGGCCCATTCTAAACGCTATGTTGTCTTTCAATGCCAAACAGCACCCATTCGATCTGGAAGAAACTCTGGTCATATGAAATATCGAGCAGTCCATTCCATTCCTCGATGGTTTTTTGGATGTTTTTGAGTCCGATGCCATGCGCCCTGTGATCGGACTTTGCCGATCGGATACCGCCGGAAGGGGTGGTCTGTACGGGCTGGATGTATGGATTCCGGATTCGCATAAACAGGCTATCGTTCAGATAATGCATATGGATGGAAATCTGCCGCTCAGGCGCCGGGCTTGTGATCCCCTGGCAGGCTTCAATGGCATTATCGAGGGTATTACCGAGAATCACGCACAGAGCCATAGTGTCCAGAGTAAGCTGCGGGGGGATATTCAGCTCCAGCGTGAAAGTAATCCCATAGCGGGCAGCTTCCTGCATTTTGTAATTGATCATCGAGTCAATGACCAGGTTCCCGGTATTGCAGTTCCCCGTGGAGGGTTCCACCCGGCAGAGCAGGGTGTCCAGCTCCTGCGCCGTTGCGGCTGCTTCACCGGAGTCCAGCTTCACGCGCAAGCCAAGCAGGATATGCTTGAAGTCATGCTGAAACTTGAAGCTGTCCTCCTGCATGCTCCGGATCAGATGATATTGATTGAGATAATAGGTATTCTGCTGCTCCAGCAGGAGACGTTTACTTCGCTCGGCTTGCGCATGCAGAATCCGGTCGCTCAGTACATAAATAAGCAGATTGATGGCCAGCAGCAAGGAGGGAACCACCGGGAACAGTTTCGGGTAGCTCCGGATGAACAGGTTGTTGGACAACTGCAGCAGCGTTGCGATACTCAGAAGCGGACACAGAAACAAGAGACACCAGTACCACCCGGCCAGTGTGCCGTTTCCGTCCCCTGTGGCAATCCGCAGCACCAGAAAGACGAGCAGGAGCATCAGCAGCTTGGAAAGGATCAGATTTGCCAGGTACCCTATATCCGTGAAGGCGAATGGAATCACTGTGTCGCTAAGAAACAGAAGGGCAGCCATGAAAAGCGCACTGTACCCCTTCCATTTGAAATCCCCGGCATACAGCAGCGATAACAGAATGATAAGGCCGGTATTCAGGAGGATCAGCAGGATATCCGGCAATGAACTGTGATGCAGGCCTATATGACAGGCAGTATACAGGAGGTAGAGCAGGATAAGGCTGCTTTTCTGTTCAATCCGGCAGGCAAAGCAGCGGCTGAAAAAATAATGAAAAGTTAACGGGATCAGAGGAAAGGTGATGAGGTACAGCAGTTCCTCGCACAGCAAAGTGTTCAAGCGAGATTCCCCCTGAATTTCATGTAGGCCTTCCGCACGGGAATGCTGTTCTTCTCACTGACCGGAAGCTCGTCGCCGGTTATGAGCACGATTTTCCGGGCACTTATCTCTTTCACACTGTAAAAGTTAACAATGTAAGACTGATGTATGCGGATAAAATAGGCAGAAGGCAGCTTCTGTGCTTCTTCTCCCAGCGTTCCATAATAATGGATCTCTTCATCCCTGGTCATCAGGGAGATACGCCGGATACGGCTCTCCAGATAATGAATGTCCCGGAAGGGAACCAGCCTTTCCTTCCCTTTCAGCTGTACCGGCAGGAAGTTTAGTCTGCCCTGCTGCCGGATGCGGATTGCTTTTTGCACAGCAGGGATCAGCTTGTCCGTCAAGGACTTCTGATCAACAGGCTTTTTGATGAACCCGGAGGGCCGGACGTCGAACAATTGGAGATGATACTGCTCATAGCTGGAGATATAAATGAGCTGTGCCGGATCGTTGGCATCATCCGCGCGCAGCACATGCCCCGCCATAATACCATTCATGCCCCCCATCTCAATGTCCATAAAAATAATATCGTATATGCTTCCGTGCTCAATAGCCTCGACAAACCGCTCTGCAGAATAGTAAACCGATATCTCGATCTTTTCGGAAAAACGCTCGCGGTTGTCCGAAATCAAGCTCTCCACCAGCCCGGCAGAGCGCGGGTCATCGTCGCAAATGGCGATATGAATCATTGGTTCACTCACTTTCCTGATGTATTGCTCTATTATACATTTATTCCCTAAATACGACAGTGACCCTCTTATATTGAACAGTTCAGAACCCGGCGCGGGCGGTTCATGATATGGTCATTCCGCAGATAGTTAATGATCAAAGGAGTGTTCCGGTTGAAACCAGCGGTATTTGAGGCAAGAAATGTAAGTAAGCAATACAGGTCAGGCTTTGCTTTGAAGGGGCTCGATATGAAGATCATGGAGGGGGATATTTATGGGTTCGTAGGTGAAAATGGAGCCGGCAAAACTACGCTGATGAAAATTATTGGCGGCCTCGTGCAGCCGACAGGCGGCGGGATTCTACTGTTCGGACAGCAGGGTAAAAAGGAGCTGTGCGCGGCCAGACGGCGGATAGGTTTTCTGATTGAAATGCCGGCTCTGTATCCGCATATGAGCGCTGAAGAGAATCTGACATTTTATCATCATATTCTTGGCATCAGAAACCCCGGAAGAATCGGTGAAGTGCTGCAGGCGGTCGCTCTGACAGATGCTGGCAACAAGAAGACCTCGCAGTATTCGCTGGGTATGCGGCAGCGGCTGGGATTGGCGGTTGCTCTTCTGGGCAGTCCGGAGCTGCTTGTACTTGATGAGCCGGTTAACGGGCTTGATCCTGCGGGGATTGTGAATATCCGGCATATTCTGGAGCGGCTGGCGAAGGAGCAAGGGATCACCATACTGATCTCCAGCCATATTCTCAGTGAGCTGCAGCTGCTCGCTACCCGATATGGATTTATACATAAAGGAAGACTGGTCCAAGAGATTTCTGCCGGGGAATTGCTGCAATCCGCCCAAGCTATGATCTGTATTGCCACTCCGAATGCGGAACGTGCCGCTGAACTGCTGAAGCGGAAGCTGCAAATCACAGACATTTCCTTCAACACCGCTGGAGAGCTGCAGATTCCCAAAGCGAGTGTGGATCTGGAGCTGCTGATGGCGGTGCTTTTGCAGGAGGGCATTTCTGTAGAAGGGTTCAATCTGTCTGCGCCAAATCTGGAACACTATTATATGGATTTGATCGAGGGCGTGAGACGATGAGGAACTTCCTTAAGGCCGAGATTTATTTTCTGCGGAAGGATACGATGTTTAAAAGCATTACCGTGCTGTTCGCGCTCGCCAGCGTTGGACTCGCCGTGTTCCTTGGAAGTAAGGGGGGCTACGCTTTAAGCAGTCCTGTTCAGCCCATGCAGATTGCGTCGTCCTTCTCCGTGTTCCTCTATCTGGTCATTCCGATGTTCGCGTGTTTTTTTATCACAGAGGGGTTTGAGCATGGCTCGGTACAGAATATTATCGCTTCAGGGCAGAACAGAGCAGGATATATTCTAGGAAAATACCTGCTGGGGCTGCTGGCGGCCTTGTGGTGGCTGCTAGAGTTTTTCGGATGTTTTCTGATCGTGTCCCTGTCTGCGGCGCTGGTCACCGGCTCCCCCATTGGTCATGAGACAACAACAGAAGATTTGACAACCTCTATGCGGGCCTTCGGGCTAAATCTCCTGTATCTGGCTGCTTATTCCTCTGTTGTAATGATGCTGGGGGTAATGATCCGCAAAGCGGCTTCCGCCATAGTGGCGACTTTTTTCTTTGTATTTGGAAATATTCTGCTTACGGGTTACCTTCAGGGAACGTCTTCGGCGTTCCTGCGGCTGCTATCCGAGCATGCGCTGATGACGCAGATTATGAAATTTTCCGGGGTGTATGTGGAGCAATCGCGGGTTATTCTGCTGTCGGGTATAGGTGATTATGTCCGGGCGCTGCTCATTCCGGTTATAGTAATCATAGTTTGTCTAACAACTGCCCTGCTTTCTTTGGAAAAAAGAGATATTCATATATAATAGGGACAATTCACAGAGGAGGTGTTCCGGTTGGATGAAAAAGACAGAACGGAGCTTGCCACCTTTGCGGGCGGCTGCTTTTGGTGTATGGTCAAGCCTTTTGACGAGCTGCCGGGAATTGTCTCTGTGGTTTCCGGGTATACGGGCGGCCATACGGACAATCCGACCTACGGGGAAGTGGGGACGGAAACGACGGGGCATGTGGAGGCTGTGCAGATTACATATGAGCCTGAGCTGTTCCCTTATGAGCGGCTTCTAGACATTTATTGGCAGCTGATTGATCCGACCGACAAAGGCGGACAATTTATGGACCGGGGGTATTCTTACCGGACGGCAATTTTTGTGCATAATGAAGAACAGCGTGCGAAGGCAGAGGCATCCAAGGCGGCACTTCAGGCCAGCAAAAGATTTAAGGACCCGATTGTGACAGAGATTCTTCCTGCCGCTCCATTCTACTCTGCTGAAGCGCTGCATCAGGATTATTATAAAACCCATCCTTTGGATTATAAGCTCTATCTGAAGGGCTCAGGCCGGGACGAGTTTCTGGAGCAGCACTGGAACAGCCCTGAGGATCAAAAGCGCCTGCGCAATCAGCTGACCCGGCTGCAGTATGAGGTCACGCAGCATAAGGCAACGGAGCCGCCGTATGAGAATGCGTATTGGAATGAATTCCATGACGGCATCTATGTCGATGTCATCAGCGGCGATCCGTTGTTCAGCTCGGCGGACAAATTCGACTCGGCTTCCGGCTGGCCCAGCTTCACCGGGCCGGTAGCCGGGGGACTGGTCCGGCGGGAAGCCGACTACAGCGGCGGTGAGGTGCGGACCGCGCTGCGCAGCAGACTGAGCGGAGCCTATCTCGGCCATTTGTTCTTCGATGGGCCGGAGCCGGCGAAGCAGCACTACCGGGTCAATTCCGCCGCCCTGCGGTTCATCCCGAAGGAGGAGCTGGAGGCGAACGGGCTGGGGCGGTATTTGGTGTTGTTAAATGGATAAAAAAGGAAATAATACCTCATGTCGAATAGATAGTTGGATGATATTTAGCCAGGCCTTAAGTATCTGCAACTAAACGATAAGATGGAGAGAAAATGATCAAAAGGATACTTAGCACTCGCAGGGTAGCAACAACACCACAAAAGTGGGTGATTTCCCCCCCGGAGATGAATGATAAAATGGAAGAGCCAACACATCCTCATGCAGATCAGGCAGTTTTTCGAGAATTTCGTTGTACACATGATGTCATGAAAGGGAGGGCAACTGAACATGAAGCATCTTTTACTCCAATATATGACCCGGCTGACCTCCTTGAGCAAAGTAGAGCAGCAAGCGATTCTGGATGAAATTCTTGTCGGAGAATACAGCAAGGGAACCACTCTGCTTAAGCAGGGCGAGGTCCCGGGAAATTGCTATTTTGTCCTGAAAGGGTGTGTACGGCAGCATGCTGTTGACGTTACGGGCCGGGATATCACCTCCAACTTCTATACCGAGGAGCAGGCGATCTCCATCTTCAATGCACATAAGCCGGATAAATCGTCGGAATACACCCTGACCTGTCTGGAGGATTGCGTATTGGTCGTCGGGCGGCTGGATACCGAAAAGGAGATGTACGGCAAATACACGCAGCTGGAAACCATGACACGCCGGATGATCGAGGAAAACTTCGGTCAGGTGCAGGAAGAGTTCGCTGCTTTTATTGCCTCATCTCCCGAAGACCGCCTGAAAACTCTGCTTCACAAAAGACCCGGACTGATCGAACGCGTCCCTCAGCATCAGCTGGCAAGCTACCTCGGTATGACGCCGGAGTCGCTGAGCCGGATCAAGAAGCGGATTCACCGCGGACCCGCGGCGCCGGGACTTTGAACAGCAGCCATAGGCCAAGGCTTAGCTCACCCGCGGTCATCGGCAGCATAAAAACCCGTTCAATTACTTCTATGAATCCGTCATACTCAGGAACAAGGGTGCGGCACAGATGGATCACCATATAACCGGCTGCAGCCAGCAGCAATAGAACACTAATGATTTTCGGGATATTTCCCGATTGGAAGGCCAGCACGCCCACAATCAGCAGATGCCCCCCAAACAGAATCAATCCGATCGACCACACCGCTTCAAAAGCCCGGAGAAAAAGCATCATCTCCGCCTGCAGCTCCCCGGATGTGAAGCCGGCAAGCGCCTGGTCCCTGCTGTCTGTAAGCAGCGAGACAGCAACCAGGCTGGAGACGGCAACACCCAATACCGCCGTATACGATAGACGCAGCCATGCGCCCAGCAGGGACAGGCCCGGCTGTACAGGCTTCAGAACCGTATATAACGCCCATGCCGCTGCGATGTCACAAACCAGGATCAGAACCCAACCCAGAATTTCACCCCTGAACAGCAGGGGAGAAGACTGCAGGTTGCCGAAGGTAGCGGCTGGATTTCCCTCCACCACAAGACTTCCATGAACATATCCATACGAAAAAGCGGCCGCCACCGCCATCAGAACAATTGAAACTCCCCCAGTTCGTGCCACTGCTGCAGACATTAATCTAACCCCCTTCTTGATTGTGGTTTCATTGTACTAAGGAGGCGGGGCAGGGGCATTGACTTAAGTCAAGGGAGGCAGGTAAGAGTTAAAAAGCGGACGGTATCTATGCGGAAACGGGTAGGTTGTTAAACATAAATTTAGCACTTATACGAACATGTGTTAACATGATTATGCGATATCAAAAACAGTTTTATTTTCGCGAAGAAAAGGGGTGGTCCGGGTGGCAAAATGGGATAACATGCTGTCTATGCTTTGGATGCTGCGATCCGGCAGGAAGCTCACCGCTGCGCAGATCGCGGATGATTTGGAGATCAGCGTCCGCACCGTGTACCGGTATATCGACGCATTATGCGCCAGCGGGGTGCCGGTCGTCGCGGAATCGGGCCACGACGGCGGCATTCGCATTCTGGACAGCTTCAAGGAGGCTCCCTTGTTCTTCAACGCTGTAGAGTTGAAAGCGCTTGTGGACGCGT
This genomic window contains:
- a CDS encoding LytR/AlgR family response regulator transcription factor, whose product is MSEPMIHIAICDDDPRSAGLVESLISDNRERFSEKIEISVYYSAERFVEAIEHGSIYDIIFMDIEMGGMNGIMAGHVLRADDANDPAQLIYISSYEQYHLQLFDVRPSGFIKKPVDQKSLTDKLIPAVQKAIRIRQQGRLNFLPVQLKGKERLVPFRDIHYLESRIRRISLMTRDEEIHYYGTLGEEAQKLPSAYFIRIHQSYIVNFYSVKEISARKIVLITGDELPVSEKNSIPVRKAYMKFRGNLA
- the msrA gene encoding peptide-methionine (S)-S-oxide reductase MsrA — its product is MDEKDRTELATFAGGCFWCMVKPFDELPGIVSVVSGYTGGHTDNPTYGEVGTETTGHVEAVQITYEPELFPYERLLDIYWQLIDPTDKGGQFMDRGYSYRTAIFVHNEEQRAKAEASKAALQASKRFKDPIVTEILPAAPFYSAEALHQDYYKTHPLDYKLYLKGSGRDEFLEQHWNSPEDQKRLRNQLTRLQYEVTQHKATEPPYENAYWNEFHDGIYVDVISGDPLFSSADKFDSASGWPSFTGPVAGGLVRREADYSGGEVRTALRSRLSGAYLGHLFFDGPEPAKQHYRVNSAALRFIPKEELEANGLGRYLVLLNG
- a CDS encoding DUF4386 domain-containing protein, whose product is MSAAVARTGGVSIVLMAVAAAFSYGYVHGSLVVEGNPAATFGNLQSSPLLFRGEILGWVLILVCDIAAAWALYTVLKPVQPGLSLLGAWLRLSYTAVLGVAVSSLVAVSLLTDSRDQALAGFTSGELQAEMMLFLRAFEAVWSIGLILFGGHLLIVGVLAFQSGNIPKIISVLLLLAAAGYMVIHLCRTLVPEYDGFIEVIERVFMLPMTAGELSLGLWLLFKVPAPRVRGESAS
- a CDS encoding ammonium transporter, with the protein product MNVTLESLGGGIDTVWVVLSAAMILLMEGGFALLEAGFVRYKNSVNIIMKVFADITIGTLIFYIFGFGLMYGKDAGGLVGTSGFMLGGDLSNLHFTISIDTFWLFQAAFTIAVISIVSGAVAERINFRAYLLYVILMTGLIYPLGGHWAWGGGWLSQLGLQDFAGSAVIHALGGFSALAAAIVIGPRKGKFNQAGNSTVALPSNLPLASVGAFLLWFGWFGFNAGSTLSATDARIGHIAITTMLSAAAGGGITLIYTLFRYQRSDAPSVINGSLAGLVGITAGCAFVSDGAAILIGAVSGLLMMAATNWLEARRIDDPVGAFPVHAVSGAWGTLAVGLFATDGGLLYGGGWHQLGVQILGLVTLAAWGFATTWCGLKLIGKLVQVRSSEEEEEIGLDISYHGMIAAHRSAEFIELEDHYLAEEDMGSRRSSGR
- a CDS encoding ATP-binding protein, translated to MNTLLCEELLYLITFPLIPLTFHYFFSRCFACRIEQKSSLILLYLLYTACHIGLHHSSLPDILLILLNTGLIILLSLLYAGDFKWKGYSALFMAALLFLSDTVIPFAFTDIGYLANLILSKLLMLLLVFLVLRIATGDGNGTLAGWYWCLLFLCPLLSIATLLQLSNNLFIRSYPKLFPVVPSLLLAINLLIYVLSDRILHAQAERSKRLLLEQQNTYYLNQYHLIRSMQEDSFKFQHDFKHILLGLRVKLDSGEAAATAQELDTLLCRVEPSTGNCNTGNLVIDSMINYKMQEAARYGITFTLELNIPPQLTLDTMALCVILGNTLDNAIEACQGITSPAPERQISIHMHYLNDSLFMRIRNPYIQPVQTTPSGGIRSAKSDHRAHGIGLKNIQKTIEEWNGLLDISYDQSFFQIEWVLFGIERQHSV
- a CDS encoding ABC transporter permease codes for the protein MRNFLKAEIYFLRKDTMFKSITVLFALASVGLAVFLGSKGGYALSSPVQPMQIASSFSVFLYLVIPMFACFFITEGFEHGSVQNIIASGQNRAGYILGKYLLGLLAALWWLLEFFGCFLIVSLSAALVTGSPIGHETTTEDLTTSMRAFGLNLLYLAAYSSVVMMLGVMIRKAASAIVATFFFVFGNILLTGYLQGTSSAFLRLLSEHALMTQIMKFSGVYVEQSRVILLSGIGDYVRALLIPVIVIIVCLTTALLSLEKRDIHI
- the groL gene encoding chaperonin GroEL (60 kDa chaperone family; promotes refolding of misfolded polypeptides especially under stressful conditions; forms two stacked rings of heptamers to form a barrel-shaped 14mer; ends can be capped by GroES; misfolded proteins enter the barrel where they are refolded when GroES binds), yielding MAKEIKFSEDARRAMLRGVDALANAVKVTLGPKGRNVVLEKKFGSPLITNDGVTIAKEIELEDAFENMGAQLVKEVATKTNDVAGDGTTTATVLAQAMIREGLKNVTAGANPMVIRKGIDKAVRAAVTELQNIAKPIEDSQAIAQVAAISAADDEVGKLIAEAMEKVGKDGVITVEESRGFLTELEVVEGMQFDRGYISPYMITDTDKMEAVLENPYILITDKKISSTQEILPLLEKIVQQARPLVIIAEDIEGEAQAMLIVNKLRGTFNAVAVKAPGFGDRREAMLQDIAALTGGQVITEKLGLDLKSTSVEQLGNARQVRVTKENTTIVDGSGDKADINARVSQIRSQLEETTSEFDKEKLQERLAKLAGGVAVVKVGAATETELKERKLRIEDALNATRAAVEEGIVSGGGTALVNVYNAVAAVEVTGDEQTGVNIVLRALEEPIRTIAANAGQEGSVIVDRLKKETIGIGYNAATGEWVNMFEAGIVDPAKVTRSALQNAASVAAMFLTTEAVIADKPEPEKAGGMPDMGGMGGMGGMM
- a CDS encoding Crp/Fnr family transcriptional regulator produces the protein MKHLLLQYMTRLTSLSKVEQQAILDEILVGEYSKGTTLLKQGEVPGNCYFVLKGCVRQHAVDVTGRDITSNFYTEEQAISIFNAHKPDKSSEYTLTCLEDCVLVVGRLDTEKEMYGKYTQLETMTRRMIEENFGQVQEEFAAFIASSPEDRLKTLLHKRPGLIERVPQHQLASYLGMTPESLSRIKKRIHRGPAAPGL
- a CDS encoding ABC transporter ATP-binding protein encodes the protein MKPAVFEARNVSKQYRSGFALKGLDMKIMEGDIYGFVGENGAGKTTLMKIIGGLVQPTGGGILLFGQQGKKELCAARRRIGFLIEMPALYPHMSAEENLTFYHHILGIRNPGRIGEVLQAVALTDAGNKKTSQYSLGMRQRLGLAVALLGSPELLVLDEPVNGLDPAGIVNIRHILERLAKEQGITILISSHILSELQLLATRYGFIHKGRLVQEISAGELLQSAQAMICIATPNAERAAELLKRKLQITDISFNTAGELQIPKASVDLELLMAVLLQEGISVEGFNLSAPNLEHYYMDLIEGVRR